A region of Prochlorococcus marinus subsp. pastoris str. CCMP1986 DNA encodes the following proteins:
- the pdhA gene encoding pyruvate dehydrogenase (acetyl-transferring) E1 component subunit alpha, giving the protein METHVERISNLQDFKKAKLDRETGLFLYEDMTLGRRFEDKCAEMYYRGKMFGFVHLYNGQEAISTGVIGAMKRKHDWFCSTYRDHVHALSAGVPSFEVMSELFGKATGCSKGRGGSMHLFSKEHHLLGGYAFIGEGIPVALGSAFSSKYKKEVVGDNQSDSVTAAFFGDGTCNNGQFFECLNMAQLWKLPIIFVVENNKWAIGMAHDRATSNPEIWRKASAFGMHGEEVDGMDVLAVRGAAQRAVERARAGEGPTLLECLTYRFRGHSLADPDELRAEEEKEFWAKRDPIKKLANQIIEGNFAQEEELKSIEKKIDLEISESVKNALDAPEPPSNELTKYIWAED; this is encoded by the coding sequence TTGGAAACACACGTAGAGAGAATTTCAAATCTTCAGGACTTTAAAAAAGCGAAGTTAGATCGTGAAACCGGATTATTTCTCTATGAAGACATGACGCTTGGTAGAAGATTTGAAGATAAATGTGCTGAGATGTACTACAGAGGTAAGATGTTTGGTTTTGTACACCTTTATAACGGCCAAGAAGCAATCAGTACTGGAGTGATTGGAGCAATGAAAAGGAAGCATGACTGGTTTTGTAGTACTTATCGCGATCATGTTCATGCGCTTAGTGCAGGTGTTCCATCTTTTGAAGTAATGAGTGAATTATTCGGTAAAGCAACAGGATGCAGTAAAGGCAGAGGTGGTTCTATGCATTTGTTCTCAAAGGAACATCATTTATTAGGAGGATATGCTTTTATTGGAGAAGGTATTCCAGTTGCTTTGGGATCAGCTTTTTCAAGTAAATACAAAAAAGAAGTTGTAGGTGACAATCAAAGTGACTCTGTAACAGCTGCTTTCTTTGGAGATGGTACTTGTAATAATGGACAATTCTTTGAATGTTTGAATATGGCTCAATTATGGAAATTACCAATTATTTTTGTAGTTGAAAATAATAAATGGGCTATTGGCATGGCTCATGACAGAGCCACAAGCAACCCAGAAATATGGAGAAAAGCATCAGCTTTCGGTATGCATGGTGAAGAAGTTGATGGGATGGATGTATTAGCTGTGAGGGGAGCTGCTCAAAGAGCTGTTGAAAGAGCAAGAGCTGGAGAGGGTCCAACATTACTGGAATGTTTAACTTACAGATTCAGAGGTCATTCTTTAGCCGACCCAGATGAATTAAGAGCTGAGGAAGAGAAGGAATTCTGGGCCAAAAGGGACCCTATTAAGAAATTAGCTAATCAGATCATAGAAGGAAATTTTGCTCAAGAGGAGGAATTAAAGAGTATAGAGAAAAAAATAGATTTAGAAATCTCTGAATCTGTTAAAAATGCTCTAGATGCTCCAGAACCGCCTTCTAACGAATTAACTAAATATATTTGGGCTGAAGATTAA
- a CDS encoding Bax inhibitor-1/YccA family protein yields MPASSNFNQAIRDAQTSSIVGPNVVQKALPYVGGGMVLTSLGVLAGVSLIATNPSLFQPLSIVALIAELVLFFIATSAANNANNAKALPLLTGFSLLTGFTLSGIVALAIGTIGIGSVGTAALATGITFVIASYTGQRMSDSVGQALSGVVGLGLIGLLIAMFVQLIGGFFAPGVFGGSGLELMIAGFGTVLFVAMSFLDFYTMPRRYSDDQYLAGALGMYLTYINLFVFILRLMIALQGGGRRN; encoded by the coding sequence ATGCCAGCAAGCAGTAATTTTAATCAAGCTATTCGCGATGCTCAAACTAGCTCAATCGTTGGACCAAATGTAGTACAGAAAGCTCTTCCCTATGTAGGTGGTGGAATGGTTTTAACTTCTTTAGGTGTATTGGCAGGTGTCTCACTGATAGCAACAAATCCTTCACTATTTCAACCTCTTTCTATTGTTGCTTTAATAGCTGAATTGGTTTTATTCTTCATTGCAACAAGTGCAGCCAACAATGCTAATAATGCAAAAGCATTACCTTTGTTAACTGGATTCAGTTTGTTAACAGGATTTACGTTAAGTGGCATAGTTGCTTTGGCCATTGGGACAATTGGAATCGGATCTGTTGGCACAGCAGCATTGGCAACGGGGATCACTTTTGTAATAGCTTCTTACACAGGACAAAGGATGAGCGATAGCGTGGGACAAGCTCTTAGCGGAGTTGTTGGACTTGGCTTGATTGGTTTGTTGATAGCAATGTTTGTTCAATTAATTGGAGGATTCTTTGCTCCAGGTGTTTTTGGAGGTTCAGGTCTTGAATTGATGATTGCAGGATTTGGAACAGTTTTATTCGTTGCGATGTCTTTTTTAGATTTTTACACAATGCCAAGAAGATATAGTGACGATCAATATCTAGCCGGAGCATTAGGTATGTATTTAACCTACATAAATCTATTTGTATTTATTTTAAGATTGATGATTGCACTTCAAGGTGGTGGAAGAAGAAATTAA
- a CDS encoding bifunctional ADP-dependent NAD(P)H-hydrate dehydratase/NAD(P)H-hydrate epimerase, with amino-acid sequence MKEIGWPTIDSKHLVVYSKQMLDLENEIFSQGMPQEALMEKVGIQLSKWLLKRKSLLKKGVIVFLGPGHNGGDGAVIAKELFLKGYLVKLWCPFPLKKTITINYVNYLTSLGVEILGDSPNPEGKDLWIDAIFGNNQKRKVDEELIELFNKKFEKRSGKVVSIDVPTGLCPNSGKPFLKNAVKADFNLVVGLNKIGLLQDTALPYVGELHHIDIGICRSQLCKLESKILKISYQDLRTIKLPLLPKNSSKYKRGRTLVIAGSEKYPGAAYLAIKGAISSGAGFVSAIIPNLVSNSIWQVEPEVVVTGSLSSDKNGNSILFNALKNVDFSAYDSIVIGPGIGLNEEDWEKSTQYLLDLKGLLILDADALNRISKSNLGPKFFLERKSKTWITPHNKEFMRLFPEIDCTNKVELAKKAAKAFDISILLKGANSVIANNENAWQLFGTDAETSRAGLGDLLSGFIGGCSSIELSSRDYTKTESLAKYVFLHSFAASKCKKGSNASLIGAQLSKLMRKTKTRLMS; translated from the coding sequence ATGAAAGAAATTGGATGGCCAACAATTGACTCTAAACATCTAGTTGTTTATTCAAAGCAAATGTTGGATTTAGAGAATGAAATTTTTTCTCAAGGAATGCCTCAAGAGGCTTTGATGGAAAAGGTTGGAATTCAACTATCTAAATGGCTTTTGAAAAGAAAATCTCTTTTAAAGAAGGGAGTAATCGTTTTTTTAGGTCCTGGCCATAATGGTGGGGATGGGGCAGTAATCGCTAAAGAGCTTTTTTTAAAGGGATACCTAGTTAAATTATGGTGCCCATTTCCTTTAAAAAAAACAATAACGATTAATTATGTAAATTATCTTACATCTCTTGGAGTAGAAATATTAGGAGATTCTCCCAATCCTGAAGGGAAAGACTTATGGATTGATGCTATTTTTGGGAATAATCAAAAAAGAAAAGTTGATGAGGAATTAATTGAATTATTTAATAAAAAATTTGAAAAAAGGTCTGGTAAGGTTGTAAGCATAGATGTTCCAACGGGTTTATGTCCTAATTCTGGGAAACCCTTCTTGAAAAATGCTGTAAAAGCTGATTTTAATTTAGTTGTCGGTCTTAATAAGATTGGATTATTACAAGATACTGCACTACCTTACGTTGGCGAATTACATCATATCGATATAGGTATATGTAGAAGTCAATTATGTAAATTAGAAAGTAAGATTTTAAAAATTTCTTATCAAGATTTAAGAACAATTAAGCTTCCTTTACTGCCAAAAAATTCAAGTAAATATAAAAGAGGCAGAACATTAGTAATTGCGGGAAGTGAAAAATATCCTGGGGCAGCATATCTAGCAATAAAAGGTGCTATTTCAAGTGGGGCAGGATTTGTATCAGCAATTATCCCTAATTTAGTTTCAAATTCTATTTGGCAAGTTGAACCAGAAGTAGTAGTTACAGGAAGTCTCAGTAGCGACAAAAATGGAAATTCAATTTTATTCAATGCCTTAAAGAATGTTGATTTTTCTGCTTATGATTCAATAGTTATTGGTCCAGGAATTGGCTTGAATGAGGAAGATTGGGAAAAATCAACACAGTACTTATTAGATTTAAAAGGTTTATTGATTCTTGATGCGGATGCACTTAATAGAATTTCTAAATCAAATTTGGGACCTAAATTTTTCTTAGAAAGAAAATCTAAGACTTGGATTACTCCCCATAATAAAGAATTTATGAGGTTATTCCCTGAGATTGACTGTACTAACAAAGTTGAATTAGCTAAAAAAGCTGCAAAAGCATTTGATATAAGTATTTTATTAAAGGGAGCAAATAGTGTTATTGCCAATAACGAAAATGCATGGCAACTTTTTGGAACTGATGCTGAAACTTCGAGAGCGGGTTTAGGAGATCTTTTATCTGGATTTATTGGTGGATGTTCATCAATAGAGTTGTCTTCTAGAGATTACACAAAGACTGAATCTTTAGCAAAATACGTTTTTTTACACTCTTTTGCTGCATCAAAGTGTAAAAAAGGATCAAATGCTTCTTTAATAGGAGCCCAATTATCAAAGTTAATGAGAAAAACAAAAACGAGGCTAATGTCATGA
- the rpsP gene encoding 30S ribosomal protein S16 — protein MIKLRLKRFGKKKEASFRIVACNSTSRRDGRPLQELGFYNPRTKETRLDTEALRIRLTQGAQPTDVVRTLLEKGGLLEKKVRPSIAIGKAKLEKEKIAKAKSKEAESDSKEAES, from the coding sequence ATGATTAAATTGCGCCTTAAGCGCTTTGGAAAGAAAAAAGAAGCAAGTTTTAGGATCGTTGCATGCAATAGTACTTCTAGAAGAGATGGAAGACCTCTTCAAGAGTTAGGTTTTTACAATCCAAGAACTAAAGAAACTAGGCTTGATACAGAAGCATTAAGAATCAGGCTTACTCAGGGAGCACAACCTACCGATGTTGTAAGAACTTTATTAGAAAAAGGTGGATTACTAGAAAAGAAAGTTAGACCTTCCATAGCTATTGGTAAGGCTAAATTAGAAAAAGAAAAGATTGCAAAAGCCAAGAGTAAAGAGGCTGAAAGTGATAGTAAAGAAGCTGAAAGCTAA
- a CDS encoding RpoD/SigA family RNA polymerase sigma factor, producing MAASATTSTEPQKRRGNDPISWYLSNIGRVPLLTPAEEIELGNQVQKMMVLTEDGQLNEKTKEFTPQDKRTIKIGRRAKERMMKANLRLVVSVAKKYQGKGLELLDLVQEGSLGLERAVEKFDPTRGYKFSTYAFWWIRQSMTRAIACQSRTIRLPVHLSERLATIRKISRELAHKLGAMPSRIEIAEAMEIDVEELDSVLRQALSTSSLDAPVNGDDGRSFLGDLIADSNNEEPLDQVEQKMHQEQLGKWLSHLSEQEQHVLKLRFGLDGNERHTLAEIGRLLEVSRERVRQVELKALRKLRNLTRKLPSGI from the coding sequence ATGGCTGCATCAGCAACAACATCAACTGAACCCCAAAAAAGAAGAGGTAATGACCCTATAAGTTGGTATCTTTCAAATATAGGTCGCGTCCCTTTATTAACACCTGCTGAAGAAATTGAATTGGGTAACCAAGTTCAAAAAATGATGGTTCTAACCGAAGACGGTCAACTAAATGAAAAAACAAAAGAATTTACTCCTCAAGATAAAAGAACTATAAAGATTGGAAGAAGAGCAAAAGAGAGAATGATGAAAGCTAATTTAAGGTTAGTAGTTAGTGTTGCGAAAAAATATCAAGGTAAAGGACTAGAACTTTTAGATCTTGTTCAAGAGGGTTCTTTAGGTTTAGAGAGAGCAGTCGAAAAGTTTGACCCTACAAGAGGATATAAGTTTTCTACTTATGCCTTTTGGTGGATTCGTCAAAGTATGACCAGAGCTATTGCCTGCCAATCCAGAACTATTCGTTTACCAGTTCATTTAAGTGAGAGGCTTGCCACTATAAGAAAAATAAGTAGGGAATTAGCTCATAAACTTGGAGCAATGCCAAGTAGAATTGAAATTGCGGAAGCAATGGAAATAGATGTAGAAGAACTGGATTCTGTATTGAGACAAGCTCTATCTACAAGTAGTTTGGACGCACCTGTAAATGGAGATGATGGTAGGAGTTTCTTGGGTGACCTTATTGCAGACAGTAATAATGAAGAACCCCTGGACCAAGTTGAGCAAAAGATGCATCAAGAGCAGTTAGGAAAGTGGTTAAGTCACTTAAGCGAACAAGAACAACATGTTCTCAAGTTAAGATTTGGGTTAGATGGAAATGAGAGACATACATTAGCAGAAATAGGTAGGTTATTAGAAGTCTCTAGAGAAAGAGTAAGACAAGTGGAACTTAAGGCTCTTAGAAAATTAAGAAACTTAACTAGAAAATTACCTAGTGGGATTTAA
- a CDS encoding PhoH family protein: MKEVSKTGHFTIDLPSSDAATALSGPGNSFLKKFESLTGVSLTIRGLQLELNGVIPKLERASALVELTRPIWEQGLEVPEVDLKAALSSLNMGESSSHAELGKKILARSKEGRYLRPRTISQKEYVESIENFDLTFAIGPAGTGKTFLATVCAARLLNEKKIEKIVLTRPAVEAGENLGFLPGDLQQKVDPYLRPLFDSLHSIFGYDKTNSLIDKGIIEVAPLAFMRGRTLDNSLIILDEAQNTTTSQMRMFLTRLGERSKMVINGDITQIDLKNDQLSGLVEASKIFSNIEGIKFCYLTIDDVVRHPLVQKIIKAYE, translated from the coding sequence ATGAAAGAAGTTTCCAAAACTGGTCACTTCACTATAGATTTGCCAAGTTCAGATGCTGCTACTGCATTATCTGGTCCTGGAAATTCTTTTTTAAAAAAATTTGAATCTCTTACTGGTGTCTCCTTAACTATTAGAGGTTTACAACTTGAATTGAATGGAGTAATACCTAAACTTGAGAGGGCGTCTGCATTGGTAGAGCTAACAAGACCAATTTGGGAACAAGGATTAGAAGTCCCAGAAGTGGATCTTAAGGCTGCTCTGAGTTCTTTAAATATGGGAGAATCTTCTTCTCATGCTGAACTTGGAAAAAAGATTCTAGCTCGTTCAAAAGAGGGTAGATATTTAAGGCCTAGAACTATAAGTCAAAAAGAATACGTTGAATCTATAGAGAACTTTGATTTAACTTTTGCTATTGGTCCAGCAGGAACAGGTAAAACATTTTTAGCAACTGTTTGTGCCGCCAGATTATTAAATGAGAAAAAAATTGAAAAAATTGTTTTAACAAGACCAGCCGTAGAGGCTGGTGAGAATTTAGGTTTTTTGCCTGGAGATTTACAGCAAAAAGTTGATCCATACTTACGCCCTTTATTTGATTCTCTACATAGTATTTTTGGATATGATAAAACAAATTCATTAATTGATAAAGGCATTATTGAAGTCGCACCATTAGCATTTATGAGAGGTAGAACCTTAGATAATTCTTTGATTATTTTAGATGAAGCTCAAAATACTACCACTTCTCAAATGAGAATGTTTTTAACTAGGTTAGGGGAAAGATCAAAGATGGTTATAAATGGTGATATCACTCAAATTGATCTAAAAAATGATCAGTTAAGTGGTTTAGTTGAAGCATCAAAAATTTTCTCTAATATCGAAGGAATAAAGTTTTGTTATTTAACTATTGATGATGTAGTTCGCCATCCATTAGTCCAGAAAATTATTAAGGCCTATGAATAA
- a CDS encoding IMS domain-containing protein, whose protein sequence is MELPLDHFRLIGVSPSATSEEILRAFQLRLDKTPDEGFTYEVLTQRSELLRLTADLLTDPDSRRDYENLLLNGASGLDLSSNREVAGLILLWESGSSKEAFKITRKALQPPQTPALGSSREADLTLLAALTSRDAAIQEQDQRSYSNAADFLQEGIQLLQRMGKLGELRKTLEEDLVSLLPYRILDLLSRDLNDYDSHKKGLSMLENLIIKRGGLEGKNKSEYNDFLNQQEFESFFQQIKPFLTVQDQIDLFLELQKRGSSEAGFLAFLSLTAIGFARRKPAKLFEARKILKKLNLSGLDSMPLIGCLDLLLADVEQSSARFLSSSDEKLRDWLNNYPGEKLEAICIFCKNWLENDVLVGYRDIDLKEIDLDSWFEDREIQEFIEQIEKKSNRTVFKSGPQNKPIFQAQESLKDSSTGPDLNSDNFEEGRLPLPGGVREDGQEVIEENIYTDEIIKNKSIEFYKYAIEKIAELKFVFGEALENYRIFNKSSYLTYLYAFLILFAFGLGVGFVRNNLKKPVQEKEIIDNSLSINENKNVFYEGLNQDDKKKVLDNSKIILSDNAEKVIFSGEEIKTASPSLEKIENLINTWLVNKSKFLAGKGEINLSKIVQDDLIDRLKKERELDIQKGIYKNINANIENIVLLTQTASRISVSVDLKYSEKILKIDGELINETTFTPFLKVKYILGFSNNSWKLVDYISGV, encoded by the coding sequence TTGGAACTTCCATTAGATCACTTTCGTTTAATAGGCGTAAGCCCCTCAGCAACATCTGAGGAAATATTAAGGGCTTTCCAATTACGCTTGGATAAAACTCCTGATGAAGGATTCACGTACGAGGTTTTAACTCAAAGGTCGGAATTGCTTCGCCTTACTGCAGATTTGCTTACAGATCCAGATAGTAGAAGAGATTACGAAAATTTATTACTAAATGGAGCATCAGGTTTAGATTTATCTTCCAATAGAGAGGTTGCAGGATTAATTCTCCTTTGGGAATCGGGCTCTTCTAAAGAAGCCTTTAAAATAACAAGAAAAGCATTGCAACCCCCCCAAACTCCTGCATTGGGTAGCAGTAGAGAAGCTGATCTTACCTTGTTAGCGGCTTTAACATCTAGAGATGCTGCAATACAAGAGCAAGATCAAAGATCTTACTCAAATGCTGCAGATTTTTTACAAGAAGGCATACAGCTTCTTCAAAGAATGGGCAAACTAGGGGAATTACGGAAAACTCTTGAGGAGGACTTAGTGTCGCTTCTTCCGTATCGAATTCTTGATTTGTTAAGTAGAGATCTAAATGATTATGACTCGCATAAAAAAGGTTTAAGTATGCTGGAAAATTTAATAATCAAAAGAGGTGGATTAGAAGGAAAAAATAAATCTGAATATAATGATTTTCTAAATCAGCAAGAATTTGAATCTTTCTTTCAACAAATAAAGCCATTCTTGACTGTTCAGGATCAGATAGATTTATTTTTAGAATTACAAAAAAGGGGTTCAAGTGAAGCAGGATTTTTAGCTTTTTTATCTTTAACAGCAATTGGTTTTGCAAGAAGAAAACCTGCAAAATTATTCGAAGCTCGAAAAATATTAAAAAAACTAAATTTATCAGGACTTGACTCAATGCCATTAATAGGTTGCCTTGATTTGCTTTTAGCAGATGTTGAGCAATCCTCAGCAAGGTTTTTAAGTAGTTCCGATGAGAAGTTAAGAGATTGGTTGAATAATTATCCTGGAGAAAAATTAGAAGCAATATGTATTTTTTGTAAAAATTGGTTAGAAAATGATGTTTTGGTTGGTTATAGGGATATTGATTTAAAAGAAATCGATTTAGACTCTTGGTTTGAAGATAGAGAAATCCAAGAATTTATTGAGCAAATAGAAAAGAAGTCAAATAGAACTGTGTTTAAGTCTGGGCCTCAAAATAAACCTATTTTTCAAGCCCAAGAATCTTTAAAAGATTCAAGTACGGGCCCTGATTTAAATTCGGATAATTTTGAAGAAGGCCGATTACCTTTGCCTGGAGGAGTAAGAGAAGATGGTCAAGAAGTTATTGAAGAAAATATTTATACAGATGAGATTATTAAAAACAAATCAATAGAATTTTATAAGTACGCAATAGAAAAAATTGCTGAATTAAAATTTGTATTTGGAGAAGCCTTAGAGAACTACAGAATATTTAATAAATCTTCCTACCTAACATATCTGTATGCTTTTTTGATTTTATTTGCTTTTGGCCTAGGTGTTGGATTTGTAAGAAATAATCTCAAAAAACCCGTGCAGGAAAAAGAAATAATTGATAACTCGTTATCGATAAATGAAAATAAGAATGTCTTTTATGAAGGTTTAAATCAAGATGATAAAAAGAAAGTTCTCGATAACTCAAAAATTATTCTCTCAGATAATGCAGAAAAAGTTATTTTTTCAGGTGAAGAAATAAAAACTGCTTCTCCCTCCTTAGAAAAAATAGAAAATTTAATTAATACATGGCTTGTTAACAAAAGTAAATTTCTAGCAGGAAAAGGTGAAATTAATTTATCAAAGATAGTTCAAGATGATTTGATTGATAGATTAAAGAAGGAAAGAGAACTTGATATTCAAAAAGGTATCTACAAAAATATCAATGCTAATATCGAAAATATTGTACTTTTAACTCAAACGGCATCAAGAATATCAGTATCAGTTGACTTAAAGTATTCAGAAAAAATATTAAAAATAGATGGGGAATTGATAAATGAAACAACTTTCACTCCTTTTTTGAAAGTTAAATATATTTTAGGTTTCTCAAATAACTCCTGGAAATTAGTTGACTACATTAGTGGTGTTTAG
- the era gene encoding GTPase Era, whose product MTNYKSGFVTLLGRPNVGKSTLINKLIGEKITITSPVAQTTRNKLKGILTTKFGQIIFVDTPGVHKPHHLLGEILVKNAKSAINGVDMVVLVLDSSVEPGRGDEYIKDFLVANKTEFIVALNKWDLVNKEFKSLRLDQYRKVFGNSKNFQIVSASEGDGCSELIDIILNFLPIGPMLYEEETICDQPLDNLLADLVREQVLINTREEVPHSVAVNIEKIKEIKRDKGKNFTAILATIIVERTSQKGILIGKKGSMLKTIGQSARSNMKKLINGPVHLELFVKVVPNWRKKESKLMELGYEVDY is encoded by the coding sequence TTGACTAATTATAAATCTGGTTTCGTAACTTTACTAGGAAGGCCAAATGTAGGGAAATCTACTTTAATAAATAAGTTAATTGGAGAGAAAATAACAATTACATCTCCTGTTGCTCAGACTACTAGAAATAAATTAAAAGGAATACTTACTACAAAATTTGGGCAAATAATTTTTGTAGATACGCCTGGAGTACATAAACCTCATCATCTTCTAGGCGAAATACTTGTGAAAAATGCAAAATCAGCAATAAATGGAGTAGATATGGTTGTTTTAGTTCTAGATTCAAGTGTTGAACCTGGGAGAGGTGATGAATACATAAAAGATTTTTTAGTTGCCAATAAAACTGAATTTATTGTTGCATTGAATAAATGGGATTTAGTGAATAAGGAATTCAAGAGTCTAAGATTAGATCAATATAGAAAAGTTTTTGGAAATAGTAAAAATTTTCAAATTGTAAGTGCATCTGAAGGAGATGGGTGCTCTGAATTGATTGATATAATTTTAAATTTCCTCCCAATAGGACCAATGCTTTACGAGGAAGAGACAATATGCGATCAACCTCTAGATAATTTATTAGCGGATTTAGTTAGAGAGCAAGTATTAATCAATACAAGGGAGGAAGTTCCCCATAGTGTTGCAGTAAACATAGAAAAAATTAAGGAAATTAAAAGAGATAAGGGTAAAAATTTTACGGCTATTTTGGCTACAATTATTGTTGAGAGAACAAGTCAAAAGGGAATTCTTATTGGTAAAAAAGGTTCGATGTTAAAGACTATCGGTCAGAGTGCAAGATCAAATATGAAGAAGTTAATAAATGGTCCAGTTCACTTGGAGTTGTTTGTAAAAGTTGTTCCAAATTGGAGAAAAAAAGAATCAAAATTAATGGAGCTAGGTTATGAGGTGGATTATTAA
- the ffh gene encoding signal recognition particle protein, translating into MFDELSSRFEDAVKGLRGEAKISENNIDDALKQVKKALLDADVSLSVVKEFVSDVKDKAIGEEVVRGVNPGQKFIEVVNKELINIMGNENSPLNKKETTPTVILMAGLQGAGKTTATGKLGLYLKEKEEKVLLVAADIYRPAAVEQLKTIGNQYDLEVFSAKEKNSKPEEIARDALSYANANNIDTLIVDTAGRLQIDESMMGEMVRIKQVTKPDEVLLVVDSMIGQEAADLTKSFHEKVGITGAILTKLDGDSRGGAALSIRKISGKPIKFIGTGEKIEALQPFHPERMASRILGMGDVLTLVEKAQKEVELADAEVMQKKLQEATFDFNDFVKQMRLMKRMGSLGGLIKLIPGMNKIDDGMIKNGEEQLKKIESMISSMTLEEKQKPEVLAAQPSRRQRIAQGSGYQAKDVDKVLADFQRMRGFMKQMSNGGMPGMGGMPGMGGMPGMGGMPGMGGMPGMGGMPGMGGMPGMGGGNSNKSFKKQKSNKKKKGFGDL; encoded by the coding sequence ATGTTTGATGAACTTTCTTCACGCTTTGAAGACGCCGTAAAGGGTTTAAGAGGTGAAGCAAAAATTAGCGAAAATAATATTGATGATGCTTTAAAGCAAGTCAAAAAAGCATTATTAGATGCTGATGTTAGTTTATCGGTGGTTAAAGAATTTGTTTCAGATGTAAAAGATAAAGCTATTGGAGAAGAAGTCGTAAGAGGTGTTAATCCCGGACAGAAATTTATAGAAGTAGTTAACAAAGAATTAATAAATATTATGGGAAATGAAAATTCTCCATTAAATAAAAAAGAAACGACACCGACTGTTATTTTGATGGCAGGTTTACAAGGTGCTGGGAAAACAACAGCAACAGGTAAGTTAGGCCTTTATTTGAAGGAGAAAGAAGAAAAGGTTTTATTAGTTGCAGCTGATATTTATAGGCCTGCAGCTGTTGAACAACTTAAGACAATTGGTAATCAATATGATCTTGAAGTTTTCTCAGCGAAAGAAAAAAATAGTAAGCCTGAAGAAATAGCAAGGGATGCTTTAAGTTATGCCAACGCAAATAATATAGATACCTTAATTGTTGATACTGCTGGAAGATTGCAAATAGATGAATCAATGATGGGCGAAATGGTTCGAATAAAACAGGTTACAAAGCCTGATGAAGTTTTACTGGTTGTAGATTCTATGATTGGTCAAGAAGCAGCTGATTTGACGAAGTCATTTCATGAAAAAGTTGGTATAACAGGGGCAATATTAACAAAGTTGGATGGGGATTCAAGAGGTGGAGCTGCTCTTTCAATAAGAAAAATAAGTGGAAAACCAATCAAATTTATAGGTACTGGTGAAAAGATAGAAGCATTACAGCCATTCCATCCAGAAAGAATGGCAAGCAGAATTCTTGGCATGGGAGACGTCTTAACACTTGTTGAAAAGGCACAAAAAGAAGTTGAGCTTGCTGATGCGGAAGTAATGCAAAAGAAACTTCAAGAGGCAACTTTTGATTTTAATGATTTTGTTAAGCAAATGAGATTAATGAAGAGAATGGGATCACTTGGAGGCTTAATTAAATTAATACCAGGGATGAATAAAATAGATGATGGAATGATAAAAAATGGGGAAGAACAATTAAAAAAAATTGAATCAATGATCTCCTCTATGACTTTAGAAGAAAAGCAAAAGCCAGAAGTCCTTGCGGCTCAACCATCAAGAAGACAAAGGATTGCACAAGGCAGTGGATATCAAGCAAAAGATGTTGATAAAGTACTTGCTGATTTTCAAAGAATGAGAGGTTTTATGAAACAAATGTCAAATGGTGGAATGCCAGGAATGGGTGGGATGCCAGGAATGGGTGGGATGCCAGGAATGGGTGGGATGCCAGGAATGGGTGGAATGCCAGGAATGGGTGGGATGCCAGGAATGGGAGGGATGCCAGGAATGGGAGGAGGAAATAGTAATAAATCGTTTAAAAAACAAAAATCTAATAAAAAGAAAAAAGGCTTTGGGGATTTATAG